Proteins from a single region of Carassius gibelio isolate Cgi1373 ecotype wild population from Czech Republic chromosome B15, carGib1.2-hapl.c, whole genome shotgun sequence:
- the LOC127972085 gene encoding mid1-interacting protein 1-B-like, which produces MQSADAKLSRSSLLLALRRYSTAVHNMEQTVLLPSLLRDVPYHNDPDCEAADHSMDLYEHYLLLKAIKNTVESGLVPHDEAKSHAALHKGLEPLLEAEPETLFHFHLRGLFTVMATLTKKSQNLTEKYLDIIGISH; this is translated from the coding sequence ATGCAGTCTGCCGATGCCAAGCTCAGCCGGAGCTCCCTGCTGCTGGCCCTGAGGCGCTACAGCACAGCAGTGCACAATATGGAGCAGACCGTCCTGCTTCCCAGCCTCCTCAGAGACGTGCCGTACCACAACGATCCGGACTGTGAGGCTGCCGACCACAGCATGGACCTGTATGAGCACTATCTTCTGCTGAAAGCCATCAAGAACACGGTGGAGAGCGGCCTCGTCCCACATGACGAGGCCAAGAGTCACGCCGCCCTGCACAAAGGCCTGGAGCCCCTGCTGGAGGCCGAGCCTGAGACGCTCTTCCATTTCCATTTGCGAGGCCTGTTCACGGTCATGGCAACTCTCACAAAGAAGTCCCAGAACTTGACTGAGAAATATTTGGACATCATTGGCATCAGTCATTAG